The sequence ATTGGCTTTCAACCTCAACAGTTGTCAACCAAGAGTTGTTTTCTGAATATGTAGAAGCCGTAGGCCCTTGGCTTAAGTCTGTGGGTGGAGAAGTTTTTGCAAAAGATACAGAGCCACAAGGAAAAGAGCTCACTGAACTTGCAAACTTGGCCGTTATTTGCGAGTTTCCTTCTATGCGAGCAGCTGTAGATGCTTATGAGTCAACTGAGTATCAACAATTATCGAAGATTCGAAAGGCTGCAACGAAAAATGCAACTTTCACGATTATGGAAGGAATGGATGAAGCGACCAAATTAAGAAGAGCGATGGGTAAATAAAGTTTGTTTGCTTAATGCACTTCAATGCGGC comes from Prochlorococcus sp. MIT 1307 and encodes:
- a CDS encoding DUF1330 domain-containing protein codes for the protein MDKKGAKGYWLSTSTVVNQELFSEYVEAVGPWLKSVGGEVFAKDTEPQGKELTELANLAVICEFPSMRAAVDAYESTEYQQLSKIRKAATKNATFTIMEGMDEATKLRRAMGK